The sequence below is a genomic window from Uranotaenia lowii strain MFRU-FL chromosome 2, ASM2978415v1, whole genome shotgun sequence.
GTCGTATCGtttaataaacgaaaaatatCGTTTTAGATGGCGCCAGGAGAAGAAAGTCCTCAGTCAGCTCGAATCCCTCGCATCGCGGCTTCAACTGACCACACCAACTCCAACTACACCATTCAATGCTCCAAACGGGACTGCTCCAAATGGACTGAACTCACTGCGAGCCAGCAAACGGAGTCAGGCCAGCAGAAGACCTTCAACCGGAATCGACAATCCAGGCTATGTCCCACATGAGAACAATTCGGTGGATATCGTTCAGCAATATACGGCATACAATAATATGTACGGATCCCAGAGTGAGTTCAATGCCAGTATCTTCGGGTTAAATCCTTCGCAGTACATTGGACCTCCGCCTCCGGCGATGGCCGCGGAACACAAGAAAACCCAATCGTTGCTGGATTTGAGGTTCATTTTTCCACCAAAGTTTATGAGTACTAATGAGAAGAAGTTGGGCAAAGAGAAAGGACTGGACGAAACGGATAGTGTGCtaaataacaatttgaaaaataaactgaacAACAAATTTACCGATGGTGACAAGAAGGATAACAGCAGTGTAATTGAAATGAACACCGATCCAACTTCGGCCACCAATGACCCGATCTACTATACAATCGAATCAACGAAACCCAACAAAATTCTCGGTAGAAATTGTGTTTCGTTGGAGAATTTAGGAAACATAACCCTTTCCGAGTCTCCACTGCCATACAAAAAGAACGATTTTGCTCAGTACCGTTACGGGAACAATCTGCTGAAGAACTACACGCTCAATCCGTGGAACGTGATCGCCTATAATCCGGCCTACAGTGCCTACCCACCGTCTTACTTTCACTATCATCACATGCATCCGTACCAGATTTATCAAATGTACCACAACAATTTCCCCCCGGCAGCTGGTGCGGGTGCTGGTCCTGGCGGAGGATACTTTGGAAGTCCCCATCATCcgcatcatcatcaccatcacaaTCATCATCCAGCGGGAGGGTACGGGTACGGATACAACACCGGATATCTGAACAGCGCTAACAACAGTCGCCAGTCACTGGGCGCTGAGTCGGATGACTTCCGGAAGTATCGAGACGTGGCATTGTAAGATATACTCCTTATTATAAATCATTTGGAAATTCCAAAGCCCGGCCGGGAACGAATGTGCATAAGTTAGATTTTAAAAGCAAGCGCCTATTGAATAATTGACGACGACGAGACGTTAACCGAAGTTAGGCGAAGTTTATCGAACGATCCAGTTTACCACGAGTATGTCTATTTATTAACAAACGTTATAGTAGTTGTAGCAATCAGTTAAGTCAAAAGCGACCTTAGTTTTAGGAAGAGCCTTTCAAGATGAAAGACAAATGATccatcaataagaaaaaaaattaagcgttTATCCAAATAGACGAAGATTATGCTTCTGGTAATCGATAGATGGTACAGTTACCTTCAAAGAAACCTAAGAATTAAAACAAACATCTACGACGATCGAAAGCgaaataaagttattttatgaaatgaGTTTTGTTTTATTGGGTTTTCGTATGATAATGTAATAATCTGTAAAACGATTCTCTCAAAGTCCTTGATACCTATTATCTTCCAACATTTCAAAAACAGATCCTTCTTAGACAAAACCgcctttagctatatataatctTTCAAAAGCTTCCATATAGCTCTAACCCCATaatattgatcttttttttattacgatTACAAACTCTGCAAAACTCTACTTTGATTGTAGAACTCTAGGGCAACCCTTGAACATGCGCGGTCTAATGAAGTTGGGAGGGGGGTGGAATCGGAAAGATCATCCCCCACTCCCCATGCGCGATAAACCCGTCAAAAAATATACGAAAGCGCTTGAACTtcacaaaagttttgaacttttCCTAGTCGATATACCcttgaatattcaaaaatttctactCCATGAGAatgttttccaaacaaattgCAGTCAAATTTTCATTGGAGTGATCAATTTTCTAATAGACGTTTCAGAAGCGTACGACTTCTACTGGAAGTCTTACTTTCATATCTTTCTTTCAACGTTGTAACTACTTACTTATCTAATGTTAAACCTatttaaaccaatttttcttGCTGAAAGTCACAAAAGTTTAGTATTATGATTACATACCACTTTTAGTTCTACGAATAATTTCATCGTtaaggaaacaattttttttcatatttttctccaaaaaatgTATTTCCAAATGggctaaaaaactaaatttaagcccttttttgattatttacaaGCATTTAAcctatttgtcgatttgttgtcgttttccGAAACCAGCCTTTAATTTGTCTGCTTTTCTATCTTTCAAAAGGATAAACCCGGGTGatggaaagttaaaattttatttcgaaatacaCGTGAACCAATGGTTTCTGACGCGACCAAAATGATAACTCTAGagagcagcatttttttttccggcacataaaaactttataagtaaaatgcctcaataaaaccatttgttattaaaaaaaatattaaaaagaacagCAATTTTGGTGAATATGTTTAAATTGCTATctgattttaaaagattttgacGTTCTGAATTTCAGTGATTTGTCAGTTTTTCTtaatcacctctagttttggttgACCGGTGGAAATATAAAATTGTTCCATGTTgaattaaaatcaatcattcatagCTAATGACACAAACCTGAATTAACAacgaaaactgattttaaatttttctttttcatttcccATTCAATAAACGATTCAGATTTTGCCTAGATATTctaggttttttaaaaaaaattatatatttgacCATTATAACTATTTTTCACATCACTTAATAAAGTGATTAAGTATattatattaattatttttacttatttaacaaatttgtagaAGACTTCAAAACAATTAGACTTTTCGCTTTGAAAACTATCAAAGATTCCATTAGtcttaaaatttctttgaaatttcgtcCAATGTTCGGGTTTTgtagaatttggaaaaataaataaaaatatagcatctataacttttttctcagaaattaaCTTTATTCGCGGTCTCCGGGAAAGTTGATCAGagaattcaaataataatttttaaaacattcgtTATGCTCTATTTTTTGCCAGAAAAGTGCACAAACATTTAAACTgaattttcacctatttttagaaaatagctCAAAACCTAGGGCTGTTAGAAAAAGAAAATGGCTCCCAAATTAATATTTATTGGTTCTTGAATTCTTGGTCCTCAGAATTTTTatgccttgtgtaatttttcaaaaaataaatttatatccagttctctcattttaaggttttcttAGATAAAGCTTTCGCCAACTGCTTGTCAAATAGTTGCCTAAGTATGGATTATTagatataaatattttgaaacattctgcgcaaaaagtaagttaaaataaatattaacttGGGTTTAACACCGGTTTTAGTAAACCCTTCTAAAAGCAAGTTTTAAAaggtaaataaaattaaattattgattatttttaatcaagtaaaaaattggaaaacgacATGTATTTATAGCAtagaaaagtaattttttttaatccattgcctATCAATCAAGATAAGAAATTATTggaatcaatttgtttttttttctgtttttctttacctttaaataaatttcaattccaaTTTTCTTGATACACTTTTCATTGCAAGACTTGATTTTGATAGAAAGCATAATTAAGACGATTGAACTTACTTGATAATTTCAACTGAGAAAATGcacttgaattaaaaacaaaaacaacacgaAAACTCTAgctcacatttttttctaactatTCGATTTCTTTCCACTTACCATTTTCAGTTCTGTCAAAGACCCACTTTTTTGGTAAATTGTCTATAAAACTTAATGTAATGATGATAATGATATATCAATAGATGTGTAATTTAAagcatttcattttttcatgccaaagaatcattccaaaaattgaaaatctgagttgaaagatcgatccaagatcgacaaATCCTAGTCCTAacaattctatttttaatttcataattcgctgaaatgatttaaattgaatataacttatcattcaaaaattcactttaacccttcgtttcatgattttttatttttcctcaaaaattattttaaacagttggaaatgatgtgtacattaagaaaagaaattaaaataaaatacgatttttccatttttccatacattaattgttgcagatttgttactttatgaaacgaagggttaatgaTGTAACGGACCATTATTTACTAGTATACcaacaaaagaaaaacattgaaatcaaGTTAGAGTAATTGGTGgaattgaataaaatgaaacgttaataataaaattaattaataataaatcaacacaaatcaaatcatttaattaaaaagaaaattagaagatTTAATTCAACTCAACGAGAGGATAAATCAGCCTGCAAGGTACCACCCTGAAATAATCATTAACTCGATCATCATTAGCGCGCCTCTAGATGTATTCGATCACCCGACACATTTTTGGAGTAGAAAGTATGGTTTAGAGAGTCGAGAGTTCGCCTTCTGCTTCGGTCGCGTTCGGTTGGTTGTGGGAGAGCTCCGAAAGcgaaattaaatcaaataaaatgtcCGGTCTGGAGTATCGGCGTGGCTAAAGTGATCATCCACGAATTATGTTTTAGTGAAAGAGTGTGAAATTGAAGAAGAAATATGTTCTGgtggcattgtgaaaaaatggcGTCGGGATAACTAATTTGGGGAATTTGTTCTATACCTATGTGCGATACAAGAAATGAAGTTTAAATCCATCATTCTGATCCGTGCAGACAAGGGAAGAGGGATATTCCAAACTTATTCGAATCTGTGTTAGAGAGTAGTGTTTTGTGCAATCTAAGAATTTAACGGGGATATTGGCAAGGTGTGCATCGTCAAaagcaaattatgaaaaatggcgTTAAAAATTCGAAGACGCAGCTGGCAGCTGGCGCAACTTTATTCTTAATAAGTGCAAGTGTATGGGTTAACGAATGAGAAATCTAGAAGAGTGGAAAGACGCGAGGAAAAACATGCACATCAAGCCAGACGGGATGCACAGAAATGTGTGCGCGGGTGTTAGTACTACTTATACAATATAAGAATGTTATACATATGAATGAATAGTTTACGGGTTGGGTTACGTCATTCAATGTTTCCTAGTGCTTCACTGTGTTGGTGGCGAAGAGAGTTCGAAGTTGTTGTGAGCGTGTTGATACGAGCTAGCAAAATAACGGGTTTGAGGAGAATGCATGAAAGAGTTGGAAGCTTTCATTTTCTCGACTAGCATGCGCTCCAAAGCTTTCAAACCTTCAAGCAGTGGCGCCGAAGGAGACTTAGTGAGATCACTTCATAATATTCGTTTtacgaatatttttataattgattttgaattaaacatttaagattttgaacCCAGATTTGATCATACATATTTATTATacttatttaatcattttttctaGATTGGATAACAATCCCAGGTAACAAGGTTCAAATAATCATTCATTTATTACCATCATGATAATGTGTTTGTGACACTTTAATATTCATAATACTTTACTGAAGTAATTTTggtgaacattttaaaattaacgatcaaatttttcgatgaaagGTGTCAATCAATTCCATCACAGCAAGCGGAAAGCAGCAAGGAAAAGTATCATGTGTGGCGCGGCGTTTCCAATGTATTTTCTGCCTCTCTTTCTCATACCTTTCATTCTCAGTATGTATTCGTCATAATCATTCATGCTGATGACATTCTGGCGCCTGTGTGACGCACACAAAGACTTCCCACTGTTTCCTTTTGCTTTCGATTGAAAACGATAGGAATGGATAAATCTTTTAAACTGTTAATCTTTTTAGATCTATCAAGATTGAAACTTATGCAATTTActcccttttttttcctttcaggaTTTAagtatttcattaaaatcatattttagggATTTCATTAATTGCATTTCTGTTTCAGCATCGTTAAATTAAGCGAAAACGGAAGTTATGAAGAAGTTTTTAGTAATATGTTATTCATTTCCGTTTTAGAACTGTAGGTTGAGCTGATCCGAGCGAAAGTTTAACATCCTTTGTTTAGAATGAAatcgtcatatttttgttatcatACTAAACATTCAAAACGTAAACTTATTAGTTTTCGCTTTAAATAAACATaagtaaattttactttcagCTTCCCCTTTGGTCACATTTtgtgcttttttctgaaattggaAACATATAACATAGAGACCATAAATTAGATtaaagacatatttttttttttgctagttttctcattttcagaACTTATATAAGCCTTTAAGAGTATTAGAGTTTTCTCATTTCATTCATCATTTTCCCAagttaatcaaatttttcattttatagctTCATGGAATCAGTAACGTCATGACAATTCAAGTAattcttggaaaaaatggattttttatttgtttggaaTCATATGAGGCCCGATGAGCCTAAAGGATATAAGTGCATTAAAGCTAATTTCAAGAAAACATACTTCAACGATTCTCTCGTGGGAGTTCGGTCGGAACGTAGATTGTATGTGAAATTATAAGGGGTTGGGTTggtgcttttttttattgttaaacgAAAAGTTGTGATGGTGTGTGTGGTCGGCGAGAGAAAGCAGCAACGGAGCTGGCTTCGCTGGTACAAACGTAGTGTTGGTGTGAAAATTGAGTAAATCAATCAATGACTATCATTGATGATTGGACGAGAAGCTAGAAAAAGCCGATGAGCccgttcttttttttatgtatatttttagtTCTTTCCTCTTCTATTTTGCTTCATTCTTGTTTTTGATAATGCTTATAATTATACTAGACGCGGTCTTGGTGACACGTTCAAACAAGTTCACTATAAGATACCACCCGCCAGTGCGAAAAAAAACAGCCAGAAACATCAGCAGATGCAATTTACAACATCACTATTTTTTCAGTCTTATTTCTATTCTCCagctgttttgaaaaagtttttataaaaattttgcaagagaTACAGATACGTTCAACATAAAGCCTATGTTAAGTAAACGAGGGAACGGTTTCGCGGCGGGCAGCGCGGGATCGTCCGCTTCGAATGAACTTTGCATGTAAAATTCATTCAAGAAGCATACTATGCTATGTATGCTGGAATTAAAAGTAATCGAAGCATGCGTTGATTTTTCGTAAATAAGTTGGTATgtactttaatttaactttaggAAAACGGATGAACGATGATGGCATTTATCTTGATAGTTAAATGTCATACCAACTTAAAAGTGGTCTGCTGTTTATCAGTTGgattttttataacttataatttgtttcattaatatctatttaataattttatgtgTATTTAATATCATTAGGACTTCCCATTTCTTGGTATTTTAAATAAACACTCGCATTATAATCGCAAATCTTCTATTGATTTCTTGCAACTAAACCAAATCATCACCAAGCtgatattgatttattttaaatttagtaaaaatatgGTCGTAACTTTATTTTGATCATTAATAttttcttaatgttttttttttgttttttgttaatcGTTTTTTATAATGTGGTTTTTCATTTATAACTTATTTTAGGGTCATCGATAACTCTCTTACGTGTTATtccaaataataattttcagcttcttcagaaataaaaaaaatgttgaagcaGGAATCACGAAACATTTGTGCAACGTTCAATTATTTTAAGTAGAAaccaatcatcaaaattatattttaatacatatcccaaaattttaattgataatttatgttgcaaatttcagaaaaaaacgacCAGAGGAAGTTTAGATTAGATATATGGACACATTTTGTCAACAACATGTTAAAAATCTTTACTTACATCGTGTTAAAATGCGCTGCTTGAGATAGTTATTGTTGATTTCAGATCCAAGTGTGAAAATAGAATTCTAGCTCTGCTGCTTTTTATTATATGTTGATCATTTATTTTAACTAGTATATGATACTTACTTGATTCaaatatattataatttttttttttttaagatcaccGGTTCCCACACAGCGTTATTTTCCTTTTGGTAGAAATTTAACCCATTTAGGTCATTCTTCCTTGCTCATACATAAACAGgatgtttgaaatcaatttattaGAATTCAAGTCaagattttaagtcattttttagtTAAGATCATCGAATTTATTTCAGAATCCTTGTTactaacaaatttcaatttcagcaTCAAATGGTATTGtagtttattattttgtacaaataaaataaattcatttgaaattccagCATTGGAAAAGCAGcagttaaatatttttaattcatacaAAATATTTCTTATATTGTTATTCTTCATTCTATATAGTTTGTTGTATCacagtttttaaatcatttttcaaatgaattctttctggttttttttttacatgttttcaatccaacaaattttgattgataatttacaaattttccagcatgtttgaaaaatagtattttgctatcttgtaaaaaattattatgttagattattttatacatacattcattcatttgacatttcttatcaaaaagcaccatattttttaatgtgaatCACAGATTTCAGTTCTCACCGAGTAAATCATCGCCTTTTTCAGTGcagaaatttcttgaatttaaaTATAGTTTAAGTGTATTCATCACATAAATTTAGTATTTGCTttacttcttttatttatttctaatcATTGGCATTGATCGTATCCAACcaatgaaaataacaatttacCCTTGAACTTCTTTAGTTGTAGAGACGGAAAAAACATATAATCATTATAGCATGTTTGCAATATATTCTATTTAATTAAGTAGGTATTGTATTTCATAACTTCATATTATTTTACATGGTATCATACTATTCCATAAgacattttattatttgatttcctattatattattttatattgattcatattgttttgtttaatattaTATGATGGTTGAATGAATAATATCATATTATTCAGATAAATTACATGTATAAAATATAgaaatcattcattttcataCTTATTTTATACTCATATCATATGTTCACATCACTATATAaaccttttagtttttttgtacttaaaatgaacatatcattttcgatattttgtcTCAAATATTTtgcatcgcaattttttttatactttaaaaattgtttattttagatcagCTGGCAATAAATATGGTTATGATACTGATTAAGGTCGGTTAcagctaaaggtaagcttagtgtgtcttgaggtaagttgggtataaaggtgagattattctgttgtataacaatttcatttattgattatattatataagaacgttcaatcagttgccagctgggcaggtatctacacgcatgcggaatacctgtcgaagattcataacactgagaatgttatgaattttatacggttgcgaaactgtttgctcgttctacaaataagacatacacaaacacgaaatacattcattacatgacagttcacacgaagccatggtgtcgggtatgtggtaatttgcattgaagattggctgaacttataatctaaagaatgcaatttagcgcatgcgttggcgaaactgcggtgaatccgtgcacccatggtggattatctacatacatacatacagaaagTATGGTTTAGAGAGTCATCTCTATGCATTGCATAGCATTGTCACACATAAGAACCACCCACTATCATTGCGACAGACTTGAGGCGTCCACTACAACCTCCTCAAAGAGCCCGTCGCACACGTTCATCTCACCGAGCCAAGCTGAAAACCCTGCCGAGACGACAAGGAAGCCCGCCGGAATCGACACGTCATATCCAGAGTGCGCACGCCACGTAGGGTAATTGGTCAGCGAAGTTCAATCAATCGAAGCGAAAAAACCTTAATTTGAATTCGTCATCAGCTCTTCAACACGCGACAGCAATTTTGAGTTTGGAAATTCTTCAACCAGCAGTGGAAGCCGGGAGAACTTAGCAAAAAGTTTTACTGAACGCGTGGGATCACATTAGGTCCAACCACGCGTTCAGCCATAGTTACCTGCATGGACATTCCATCAGCCGTTCGCCCTGCACCAGCACAGCACTAGGAGGTTGCGACAGCATCAGACCGCCGAGAAGTCAAAAATGAGGGGATAGATTTCTCCAAAACCCCCATCTAAATAAGCAGCAAACGTGAGTACTCACCCATGGCCAACTTTGTTGATTAGCAATTGTTATGTACATGACATTATTCTGAACGGCATGCAACTATAGCCGCTTGAGttgcatagcatagcatagcatagcattgggtgactacacacatcttgaattggctgatacacaagGTACAAC
It includes:
- the LOC129746593 gene encoding uncharacterized protein LOC129746593, with amino-acid sequence MGYFSKRNIFIYCCVSACLSLITYLVAFSCEVSWILEARGNLPVPSYLLCAEFFILFISSAILIHGLSTGVSWGLLSWSIIIGVLSVPELALVMYMTIQYWGLQSAHGLTELIGYLVRLIVNCLALLCVIPTALRWRQEKKVLSQLESLASRLQLTTPTPTTPFNAPNGTAPNGLNSLRASKRSQASRRPSTGIDNPGYVPHENNSVDIVQQYTAYNNMYGSQSEFNASIFGLNPSQYIGPPPPAMAAEHKKTQSLLDLRFIFPPKFMSTNEKKLGKEKGLDETDSVLNNNLKNKLNNKFTDGDKKDNSSVIEMNTDPTSATNDPIYYTIESTKPNKILGRNCVSLENLGNITLSESPLPYKKNDFAQYRYGNNLLKNYTLNPWNVIAYNPAYSAYPPSYFHYHHMHPYQIYQMYHNNFPPAAGAGAGPGGGYFGSPHHPHHHHHHNHHPAGGYGYGYNTGYLNSANNSRQSLGAESDDFRKYRDVAL